GAGGCGATTGGCGCGGGGCCGGCGGCGGCGAGTTCGTAGAAGCGGCGGCGCACATGGGCCCAACAGAAGGCCAGCACGACCGTGTTGGACCGCCCGAGCTTGGCGTAGCCGCCATAGCCGTCGACCTGGAGGATGCCATTGAAGCCGGCGAGGTGCGCGAGGGGGCGCTCGCCCTTTCGATCGGGAGCGTAGCGATAGACGACGGCCGGCGGATCGGCGCCGCCCCAGGGCCGGTCGTCGCGGGCATAGGCCCAGATCTGCCCGGTCTTTGTCTGGCCGCGGCCGGGATCGAGGACCGGCGCGGTGGTCTCGTCGGCGAACAGGCGGGGCGACGCCTTGATGATATCCAGCATGCGCTCGTGGACCGGCCGCAGCAGGAAGGCGCCCTTGCCGACCCAGTCGGCGAGCGTCGCCCGGTCGAGGGCGATGCCCTGGCGGGCGTAGATCTGGGCCTGGCGATAGAGCGGCAGGTGATCGGCGTATTTGGAGACCAGGACCTGCGCCACGGTCGCCTCGGTGGGGATGCCGCCCTCAACCAGCCGAGCAGGGGCCGGCGCTTGGACCACGACCTCCTCGCAGGACCGACAGGCATACTTGGGTCGACGTACGACGAGAACCCGGAACTGCGCCGGCACGAGGTCCAGCCGCTCGGTACGGTCTTCCCCGATCGGATGCAGCCCGCCGCGGCAGCACGGGCAGGTCTTGTTATCGATATCGATCACCTGCTCGATCCGCGGCAGATGGGGCGGCAGCGCGCCGCGGTTCGCCCGCCGCCGCGCCGTCCGCTTCTCGCGCGCCTCGGCATCGGCGATGTCGGCCGCGGCCTCATCCGCGGAGACGACCTGTTCGACCTCCTCGAGGGCCAGGAGCATCTGGTCTTCCGGCAGGCTTTCGGCTCGCCGGCCGAAGCGATGCCGCTGCAGTTCCTTGATGATCTGACGCAGCCTCTCGTTCTCCGCCCGCTCGGCGAGGAGCATGGCGCGGAGCGCAATCGGGTCAGCGGTGAGGGTGTCGGGCGCCTCTGTCACGAGACGGATTCAAGCATATCCGCCAGTGGCTTGCCAGCAATTTGGCTGCACCGGAGTCCATCTCGGCGTTCAAGCTGGCGCCGTCGGCTGCCGCTCGGGACGAGCTTGGTGCACGCGCTTCCAGTCGAGACCCTCCAGGAGGGCGGCCAGTTCGCCGGCGCTCAGTCGCATGACGCCGTCGCGGATCGACGGCCACTGGAACCGGCCCGTCTCCAGGCTCTTCGCGTAGAGCACCATGCCGGTGCCGTCCCACCAGATCAGCTTCACGCGGTCGGCCCGCT
This sequence is a window from Prosthecodimorpha staleyi. Protein-coding genes within it:
- the tnpC gene encoding IS66 family transposase; its protein translation is MLLAERAENERLRQIIKELQRHRFGRRAESLPEDQMLLALEEVEQVVSADEAAADIADAEAREKRTARRRANRGALPPHLPRIEQVIDIDNKTCPCCRGGLHPIGEDRTERLDLVPAQFRVLVVRRPKYACRSCEEVVVQAPAPARLVEGGIPTEATVAQVLVSKYADHLPLYRQAQIYARQGIALDRATLADWVGKGAFLLRPVHERMLDIIKASPRLFADETTAPVLDPGRGQTKTGQIWAYARDDRPWGGADPPAVVYRYAPDRKGERPLAHLAGFNGILQVDGYGGYAKLGRSNTVVLAFCWAHVRRRFYELAAAGPAPIASEALARITDLYRIETEIRGLDPQTRREVRQARSRPILAALEPWLRAKLDLISHKTKLAEAIRYALSRWDGLCRFAEDGRIEIDNNIVERSIRPLALTRKNALFAGSDGGAEHWAVVATLIETCKLGGIDPLAYLTDAITRIVNGHPNNRLDELMPWVYRPSAVKVG
- the tnpB gene encoding IS66 family insertion sequence element accessory protein TnpB (TnpB, as the term is used for proteins encoded by IS66 family insertion elements, is considered an accessory protein, since TnpC, encoded by a neighboring gene, is a DDE family transposase.) translates to MIGPTGSVRVMVATRPVDFRKGAEGLAALVREAMGADPFSGTVYVFRAKRADRVKLIWWDGTGMVLYAKSLETGRFQWPSIRDGVMRLSAGELAALLEGLDWKRVHQARPERQPTAPA